The Spiroplasma apis B31 genomic sequence AGTTAGTTTGCTTGATTGTTGCTTCTGACTCTAGGTGAAAATTAATTTTTGAGAATGAATATATAAATAAAGCAATGAGAACCGTATAAAGAATCGCTCTTTTAATTCATTTTTTCGGTGCACTCTTAAGAGCCTTTTCGGTTGTTAATTCCTTTAAATACTCCTCATGTTTTTTAGCGATTTCAAGTTTAGATTCTTGATATAACTTTGATTTCATTGACTCTACTTCGATGTTGAATTTGGTCAAGTAAGTTTTATCTAATCTAACATTTTGTTTCAAAATATCGTTATAAACAAATCATTTTTTACTATTTACCTCTGTTTGTTTTACAGTCTCAAAGTGAAGTACGTCTTTTTTGATATTGTTTTTATGTTGATATTTGAAATACTTGACTTCTTCTTTTTGTTTATTCTTTAGATTTTTCTTTTCTGCTTTTGACAAATGTGTAGTTTCTTTTATTTTTTTGTATTTTTGAATGATTACTTCTGAAATATAAAACTTTAAGTTTGTCTTTTTCAATCTCTTCTTAGTATTAGATAACATAGATTCTCGTTCTTTAAAATCCAATATAAAATCTTTATCCTTTAAAATGAAGTTTTTCACAAAATATATTATTATTTCCAGTATTAATACTACCATTATCAATAAGAACAGTAAGAATCCTGCACGATCTCACTGTTGAAAATCGATATTATTCTGTATTAGCTCACCAATCCCAACGGAAGACATACCACCAATAATGGCAATATATCTTATGTTTGTTTCTAATGAATAGAATGTAATTGAAAGAATATTATGCGATATTTGAGGTACAATTGCACTTCTGAATGACCTCATTTTTGAAGCACCCGTTGCTTGCATTGCACTATAAATTTTAAAGTTGACGTGTTCTATTCTCTCTAAAAACAATTTACCTGTTATTGAAAAGGTGAATATGGCGATTGCAATCGTAACAGACAAAGTAGTTTGACCAAAATAACCTATCAATATAAGCGCAAAAGTAAATGCAGGAATTGTTCTTAACAATGCCATGATTGTTTTGCATAAGTTATTTATAAACTTATTATGAATTATGTTAAACGAAGAACACATCGCTACTGGTATTGCAATTGCAACACCTATAATTGTTCCTGAGAAAGACATAATTAAAGTAGAACCCAGTGAAGTAAAGGCCTTTCCTAAAAATGTGTCTCCAAAACTATTTGGCGTTGAGAATTTTTTAAAGTCTCACTTCAACATTTCCTTAATAGTGTCTCCTAATTGGGAAAAACTACTAAAAAATTCTTCTCAACTATTCTTTAAAAACATAAATCCAAATATTGTTAATATGATTGCAATTATAATCATTAATCATGTAAACAATTTTGTTGGTGGTTGAGCATACCTATTGTTTATTTTAAAAGTTTCCCTCGTTGTTAAACTATTTAACTTTCTTTTTAACATAGTTATTCTTTACCGTAATTTTTTCCATATATTATTTCCAATTTGTTCTGAGTTAATTCCGAGGGTTTGCCATCAAAAACAATTTGTCCATTATTCAAGCCAATTATTCTAGAAGCAAACTTAATTGCTAAGTCAATATGATGTATGTTTATTATAATAGTGATATTGTCCTCCTCATTTATTTTTTTAAAGTCATTCATTACTTGATTTGCAAGTACTGGGTCTAGTGCGGAAACGGGTTCATCTGCAATTATAAGTTTTGGCTCTTGTGACAGTGTTCTGGCTAGGGCTATTCTTTGTTGTTGTCCACCACTTAGGTTTTCAACTCTAACATAAGAATAGTCTAGAAGGTTTAATTTCTCTAAATTTCTTAGAGCTATTATTTTGTCCTTTTTATTAAAAAAACCCACACAAGATCTAAGGAAGCTCATTTTAGAGACTCTTGCATTTAGAACGTTTCTTATGACTATTTGTTTTTCGATATTATTATATTCTTGTGACATTAAACCAATTTTTTTTCTAAGTTCCTTTAATTCTTTTCCCTTAATATTGTTGACCTCGTAATTTTTGTCTTCAAAATTTATTAAGATTTCTCCCGAGTTTATAGAACTAAATTTATTGATTGTTTTTAAAAGGGTAGTTTTTCCGGCTCCAGATAAGCCAACAACCGCAACAAATTCTCCTTCTTTGATTTGTAGATTAATATTATTTAAGGCATGTTTACCATTAGGTCACACCTTGTTAACATTGTTAAAATATATCATTGTACCTCCAATAAAAAAATATGTAATTTATATTACATATTTTAAACTTTTCTAAGATGTTTATGAAGTTATTTCCTTCAAAAGGTCTTGTATGATGCTTATACTTTTTAAGTTATCTGTTATTATTTGATCTTGTTCTTTCTCATATTCGATAGAAGTTTTGCTTCCAACACCAACATAACCTTTATGACTATAAATATCAAA encodes the following:
- a CDS encoding PhnE/PtxC family ABC transporter permease, yielding MLKRKLNSLTTRETFKINNRYAQPPTKLFTWLMIIIAIILTIFGFMFLKNSWEEFFSSFSQLGDTIKEMLKWDFKKFSTPNSFGDTFLGKAFTSLGSTLIMSFSGTIIGVAIAIPVAMCSSFNIIHNKFINNLCKTIMALLRTIPAFTFALILIGYFGQTTLSVTIAIAIFTFSITGKLFLERIEHVNFKIYSAMQATGASKMRSFRSAIVPQISHNILSITFYSLETNIRYIAIIGGMSSVGIGELIQNNIDFQQWDRAGFLLFLLIMVVLILEIIIYFVKNFILKDKDFILDFKERESMLSNTKKRLKKTNLKFYISEVIIQKYKKIKETTHLSKAEKKNLKNKQKEEVKYFKYQHKNNIKKDVLHFETVKQTEVNSKKWFVYNDILKQNVRLDKTYLTKFNIEVESMKSKLYQESKLEIAKKHEEYLKELTTEKALKSAPKKWIKRAILYTVLIALFIYSFSKINFHLESEATIKQTNSNIKSILNISWNSLFSKTDVAPYSVIYLLFETLSIAIVGTVLGVIMAYILGLLSAETIVNIYVAKVFVIITSIIRAVPTYIYAIIFISLVGLGPFNGAIALAMGTTGMLTKYNREIFEDVNLKISSQLQATGLNSLQRFRYGIIPQTTSSIISYIIYRFDINFKEVSSLGIVGAGNLGYLLSTYFNDQLFNEFGALLFGIALFTLLIEYIATILRTKLNQGVNPKFIDYLIIEIKNKMYIKYKANEYLINKKAIYSYDESRAFYSYINKKLFELEKQIRKENGISHKEAYLKAFSRLANTTFESYEELSSRYRLITYKLTKDRIDYLNSIKLDYKENIKQYKTTLKENLDKKIDTNTKYFKIEYKKSKKNAKDILKYKRSSLA
- the phnC gene encoding phosphonate ABC transporter ATP-binding protein yields the protein MIYFNNVNKVWPNGKHALNNINLQIKEGEFVAVVGLSGAGKTTLLKTINKFSSINSGEILINFEDKNYEVNNIKGKELKELRKKIGLMSQEYNNIEKQIVIRNVLNARVSKMSFLRSCVGFFNKKDKIIALRNLEKLNLLDYSYVRVENLSGGQQQRIALARTLSQEPKLIIADEPVSALDPVLANQVMNDFKKINEEDNITIIINIHHIDLAIKFASRIIGLNNGQIVFDGKPSELTQNKLEIIYGKNYGKE